The Knoellia sp. S7-12 region CACACTCGGTCCCACCGCAGCCGAGATCTGCGTCGCGCCAAGGTCACGCATCGCCGAAATCGCCTGCAGGACAACGCCTTTGGTCATGCCCGGGCGCCCCGCGTGAACCGCACCGACCACACCGGCTCGCACATCGGACAGCAGGACGGGGGTGCAGTCGGCGACCAGCACGGCCAGCGCAAGACCTTGCTCGGCCGTGACGACCCCATCGACGACGAGCGGGCCGTCGGGCTTCTCAGTGACGACAGCGATGTCGGCTCCATGGCACTGATCCATGAAGATCAGGCGATCAACATCGACACCCACCTCGCCGGCGACGCGGATTCTGTTCTCTCGCACCGCATCTGACGAATCGCCGACATGACCACC contains the following coding sequences:
- the pgeF gene encoding peptidoglycan editing factor PgeF — protein: MFFWRDDVSGIRRAFTDRSGGVSAGVYAGLNLGGHVGDSSDAVRENRIRVAGEVGVDVDRLIFMDQCHGADIAVVTEKPDGPLVVDGVVTAEQGLALAVLVADCTPVLLSDVRAGVVGAVHAGRPGMTKGVVLQAISAMRDLGATQISAAVGPSVCGRCYEVPLEMREEAAEVRPESRAVTWTGTPAIDVAAGVVAQLRSVGVDDITWVPGCAREDESLFSYRRDGTTGRFAGVIVRGAS